The following proteins are encoded in a genomic region of Brachypodium distachyon strain Bd21 chromosome 1, Brachypodium_distachyon_v3.0, whole genome shotgun sequence:
- the LOC100833113 gene encoding pentatricopeptide repeat-containing protein At4g21065, whose protein sequence is MPMPMREAIPRAPCTHPAAAALRHCVALLRLHLASPSLATAKQLHARALRAAPGVTPSHPLLAKHLLFHLAALKAPPLRYAVAVLSGLLPSPDPFSLNTVLRIFASSARPRVALALHRRHLAPPDTHTYPPLLQACARLLALRYGEGLHAEACKNGLVSLVFVKNSLVHLYGACGLFESAHRVFDEIPPPERNLVSWNSVLNGFAANGRPNEVLTVFREMLEVEFAPDGFTVVSVLTACAEIGVLALGRRVHVFVAKVGLVGNAHAGNALIDLYAKCGGVDDARKMFGEMGVGRTVVSWTSLIVGLAVNGFGMDALQLFSMMEREKLMPTEITMVGVLYACSHCGLVDDGFRYFDQMKAEYGITPRIEHLGCMVDLLGRAGRVEEAHNYITTMPLEPNAVVWRTLLGACAMHKKLEIGEAAWARLVELDPGHSGDYVLLSNLYAGVGRWADVHVLRKTMVTHGVRKNPGHSLVELRNSVYEFVMGDRSHPETDQIYEMLGDIAERLRRQGYIPHTSNVLADIEDEEKESALNYHSERLAIAFALLKSLPGTPIRIVKNLRVCGDCHMAIKLISKVYDREIIVRDRSRFHHFKGGACSCKDYW, encoded by the coding sequence ATGCCCATGCCCATGCGCGAGGCAATCCCTCGAGCACCTTGCACgcacccggcggcggcggcgctgcgccACTGCGtcgcgctcctccgcctccacctcgcaTCGCCCTCGCTCGCCACCGCCAAGCAGCTCCACGCGCGGGCGCTCCGTGCGGCCCCCGGCGTCACCCCGTCCCACCCGCTCCTCGCAAAGCACCTCCTCTTCCACCTCGCCGCTCTCAAGGCCCCGCCGCTCCGCtacgccgtcgccgtcctctCCGGCCTCCTCCCCAGCCCAGACCCGTTCTCCCTCAACACCGTGCTCCGCATCTTCGCCTCCTCGGCTCGCCCGCGCGTCGCGCTCGcgctccaccgccgccacctggCCCCGCCCGACACGCACACGTACCCGCCGCTCCTCCAGGCCTgcgcgcgcctcctcgcgctccgCTACGGCGAAGGGCTCCACGCCGAGGCATGCAAGAACGGGCTCGTGTCCCTCGTCTTCGTCAAGAACTCGCTCGTCCACCTCTACGGCGCTTGCGGCCTCTTCGAGAGCGCGCACagggtgttcgacgaaatACCGCCGCCCGAGCGGAACCTCGTCTCGTGGAACTCCGTGCTTAACGGGTTCGCGGCCAACGGGAGGCCCAATGAGGTGCTGACTGTCTTCAGGGAGATGTTGGAGGTCGAGTTTGCGCCGGATGGTTTCACCGTGGTGAGCGTTTTGACTGCGTGCGCGGAGATTGGGGTGCTCGCTTTAGGGAGGAGGGTGCATGTGTTTGTGGCCAAGGTTGGGTTGGTTGGGAACGCGCATGCCGGGAATGCGCTGATTGATCTGTACGCCAAGTGCGGCGGAGTTGACGATGCTAGGAAGATGTTTGGGGAGATGGGGGTGGGAAGGACTGTTGTCTCGTGGACGTCACTGATCGTGGGTTTGGCAGTGAATGGGTTTGGAATGGATGCGCTTCAGCTGTTCAGCATGATGGAAAGGGAGAAGCTTATGCCAACTGAAATCACTATGGTGGGTGTATTGTATGCTTGTAGCCACTGTGGGTTGGTTGATGACGGGTTTCGGTATTTTGATCAGATGAAGGCGGAGTACGGCATTACGCCGAGGATTGAGCATCTTGGATGTATGGTGGACCTCCTGGGTAGAGCTGGGAGAGTTGAGGAAGCACACAATTATATCACCACGATGCCACTTGAGCCTAACGCTGTCGTTTGGCGGACCTTGCTGGGTGCTTGCGCAATGCACAAGAAACTGGAAATCGGTGAGGCTGCTTGGGCACGGCTGGTTGAGCTTGACCCTGGGCACAGTGGCGACTATGTGCTCCTCTCAAACCTTTATGCTGGGGTTGGGAGGTGGGCAGATGTACATGTGCTTAGGAAGACAATGGTCACACATGGAGTGAGGAAGAACCCAGGGCATAGCCTTGTGGAGCTCCGCAATTCTGTGTATGAGTTTGTTATGGGCGATAGGTCGCATCCCGAGACTGATCAGATATATGAAATGCTTGGTGATATTGCTGAGAGATTGAGACGTCAAGGGTACATCCCTCACACAAGCAATGTATTGGCAGATATAGAAGACGAAGAGAAAGAGTCTGCCTTGAACTATCATAGCGAGAGGCTGGCCATCGCATTTGCATTACTGAAGTCTCTTCCTGGTACTCCTATCAGGATAGTGAAGAACTTGAGGGTGTGTGGGGACTGCCACATGGCAATTAAGCTAATATCTAAGGTATACGATCGTGAAATCATTGTTAGGGATCGCAGTAGGTTCCACCATTTCAAAGGGGGAGCATGTTCATGTAAAGATTACTGGTAG